AAGTATATTGCTTAATCGCAAAATTAGTTTTTTTTTGCTTTGACAGTTTTTGTTGATATTTTGACTTAAATTCTACCGCTTTTTGATGTGGCTTTTTATCTTCTTTCTCTAACCACCGTAGTAATTCTGTAAACTCAGCTCTTTCAGCGCTTGTTGGAGAAAGGGCCGTAACTTCACTTTCTATATCACGTAGCAGCAATAACCGCTGCTCGAGTAGCAAAGTACAGCCTTCAATATTAAAAGCTTCAATAAAGTCATTGATCTGTGTGGTCAGATGCTTAACTTTTTGAAACTTTCTATCTAACACACTATGACCCCACACCGCTAGCGGCTACAGAGTTATCTCGTTCGTTGAGCTTCGCAAAACCAGCTTGTTTGTCTTGCTCAGAAATATTTTGCCAAGCATCGCGCAATGGAATTAAAAACTCCGCAACTTGATCCAGCACTGCAATATCAAGAGATACACTAGCTGACATAAGTTGTTCGATACAGTAACCGTATAAATTACTAAAGTTATTTGAAATCGTCGGTTCAGAATCTTTATCGAGTGAATCTTCTAATGAGTTCAATATGTTAATTGCTTTAGTTAATGCAGTTGCTTTCAACGCTAAGTCTTTACGCTCAATAGCCCCTTTACCGATTGCAATATTTTCCAGCAAACCGTTATAAAGCATCAAAATTACTGTGTGTGGATCAGCGGCAGTTAAACCACTATCGCGGTTAACCTTTTGGTAAGCTTTTAAATTATTTCTCATAATCAATACCTATTCTATTGAGTGTTTCAGTGCCGCACCTCTTTATGAATCACTACTTGTTGTAGTTCTCAGGGCATTGGACACAAAATCTCTAGTTGAATTAAAGCCTGCAACTGCTGAATCTAACGCGGTGAACTGAGCTATTAATCGAGCCTCATAATCAGCCAACCTCTCATTAAAGGCTATGCGTTCATCACCGACATCGGATATTTGCTCATTCAACGATGTTTGTCGCTGGGTCAAAACACCGTCAGAATCGACATAATTATCAACAATTGCTGAAATACGTTTAGCAACACCATCATCAGAAGCAAAAAGCTTACCAACTTCTTCAAGATCATTCGCTAAAGCATTACTTAGACGTTGTTCACCTGTTTGAATCGTATCAGAACTAAAGCGAGAAACTTCTAATTTACCATCATCATTAAGTTCAATACCTAAATTTTGCAAGCTACCGATACCGCTGCTCGCAACTGTATCTAACAATACATCATTAATTTGCTGTTTAACTTGCCTAATATTAGGATCAAACGCCAATCGCCCTAGTCTCGGGGCTCCTAGCCCTGTCAGTTGATCTTGCAAGCTGTTAAAACTACTCACAAACTCATCGATTAACTCTCTACCGCTATCTGTATCCTGACCAATGGTAATGGTTGAATTATCACCTGTTGTCACAGAATTTGCGGTGATAGTTACATCTTCTATAAAATTTTTAAACTCATTTGAACCATTAGTAACAGTGTTGCCATCGATATTGATTATGGCATCTTGGGCAGCACGAGTTACGGAATTATTGGTAGAAATTCCGGCTAGCGAGGCATCGGAGCTTGTCACCGACAAACTATTGGCGCTTCCCGTTTCAGTTGAATTGAGAATTAAAAAAGTACCTGCATCGGCATTAATAATATTGGCAGTCACGCCAAAGTTATCAGACTCTGCATTTATTTTGTCGCGAATAGCACTTAAATCGTCAGCTGCATCAATGCTCACATTAAAACTATTTGAGCCCGCAGCAAACGTTAGCGTACCACTGCCAAGAGTTGTTGTAGATGAAGCAAATGCTGTTGACTTTAATTGAGTCCCTGTTGCCAATTGCTGAACGTTAACATCAAACTCACCATTGCTAGCAAAGCCATTCGTGGTGACCGAGATATTATCATTGCTGGTAGAAATAGTTTGCTGATTGAAGGCGTTATCAGCAGCTAGCCTGTCGACTGTGGATTGAAAATCAGAAAGTGCCGATTTAAACGAGCCAACACCTGAAAGCTCAATTTGAAGTGATTCTTCTTTGCTATCAAGCCTTAATTCAGTTGGAATACGCTCCGCATTTAAAAAGCCTTCGACCAACGTATTTAGCGGTAAGCCTGAGCCGATCCCCAAATTGGTAAACGACATAAAGCCTCCTTAAGAAAGATGTCGAGTGAGCAAGAAAACGGCTACATGAGTAAACTCGTTTTACTTAGTCAATAATAACAACGGTTTTAAACCTTATCATCAATTAATATGCCAGTTCTATCAACGACTTCATCTTGAAGACCTTTAATTCGCTCAGCCAATTCAAGAATTTCATCCGACGGGAATTGTTTAATTAACTCTCGACTCTGTGCGTCAAACACTTTGATAACTGTCTGACCGGAACTATCGTCTTGAGTAAAATTGACATTGCGAATTTGTGGCTCAATAAAGCTAGAAACCGTTTCAATAGCATCGGTTAGATCACCAGCAGGACTTTGTTCATCAGCTGCTTGAGATTGCTCTTCTGCTGCAACCTGCTCAGCCTCTGCAATTCTATCAACAGCCAATTCAGCCGCTTCAGGTTGAATTCCATCGTTAGGTGAAGCTTGATTGACTTCATTTCTGCGACTAACCAAACTTTCAGATACATCTGCAAGCACTGGCCTTACAACACCAAGATTAGACTCCATAGCGCCTCCTATTACTCAGCGGCTAGAATGCATTAAGGCTCTTGCGAAGAAGAGCCCTAATATTATGCCAAAATAATTGGGCTTATTATAACAATGATAGTGCAATTTGTGGCTGCTGGTTAGCCTGAGCTAATAATGAACTTGCTGCCTGTTGCAATACGTTGTTACGCGCTAATGCTGCTGACTCAGCTGCGTAGTCGGTATCTTCGATACGTGAACGTGAAGCAGCTACATTCTGAGCGGTGTTATCGTTACTACGGATAACTGAACTGAAACGGTTTTGGCTAGCACCAAGCTGTGAACGTACAGTGTTTACCGATGCTAACGCGCTATCTAAGTCAGTAATACGAGATTGTGCGCCATCAAAGCTGGTTAATGAACCCGATGCACCGATTTCTGAGCTAGCGAAATCTTGGCTAACCGTAATAGAGATCGTTTGGCTCGCATTGGCACCAATTTGGAACTGCGCACTATAGCTGCCATCTAGTAAGTTAACACCACCGAAGCTAGTTTGTTCTGAAATTCGCGTTAACTCGCTTTCTAGTTCAGTGTATTCAGTATTTAGCGCAACTCTATCCGCATCAGAGTTTGAACCATTTGACGCTTGAACCGCCAATGTACGCATACGCTGAATAGTATTTGTATACTCATCCAACGCACCTTCAGCGGTTTGTGCCAAAGAAATTGCATCATTAGCGTTACGAGATGCTTGGTTAAGACCATTTACTTGCGAAGTCAAACGGCTAGAGATTTGTAAACCAGCAGCATCATCTTTTGCGCTGTTAATACGCTTACCAGAAGATAAACGCTCGAAACTAGTTGATAAATCATCAGTTGAACGTGATAACTGACGTTGAGAGTTTAATGATTGAATATTACTGTTTACCACTAAAGCCATAATGCTTGCCTCCGGGATTTAACCCTAAAAATCTGTTTAATTTTCGAGGTCCAATCATTAACTATGATCTCCTCTTGAAAACTTTATCGGTTGCTCAATTGAAATCTTTAATCTTTTTTCGAAAAAAAATAAACTTTTTAACGGAGTGAATTTTTATCCAATAAAAACAATAACTAAATAAGATAATTAATTTGCAAAATGCTGTCGAATTTATTGCTGTGTGGTCACTAGCTAGCCCCTAGCTCTGATAGCTGCCTTAACGAAACCTCAAAACACACCTTTAAATAACGTTAAAGCGTGCTTAGAGAAGGTAAATCTGGGCGTTATAACTACATAACAAGTTTTATCGAAACTTAGATGAGAAATACTGAATACAGCGTTTAAGGCATTTGTCATTAATTCAACGTCAATACACTTTCAATACAGCAATTATTTATATGACTAAATTCCCAAGGTACGGTTTTCATGCAGCAAATAATTGTCGTAGTCGACACCTCTACCTAAAAGGCAGAGATTGATTTCAGAAATACGCAAGGAATGGAATAAAAAAAAGGCTCTTATTACTAAGAGCCTTTTGATTGCAATACTTACTTATAAAACTAAAGTTACAGCAACGATAGTGCGATTTGTGGTTGCTGGTTAGCCTGTGCTAGCAACGAACTTGCTGCCTGTTGCAATACATTGTTTCTCGCCAAGTTAGCAGACTCAGCTGCATAATCAGTATCTTCGATACGTGAACGAGACGCTGCTACATTTTGTGCTGTGTTATCATTACTTCTAATAACAGACGTAAAGCGGTTTTGCGCGGCACCCAGCTGAGATCGTGTGGTATTCACTGTTGATAACACACTATCTAGGTCTGTAATTCGAGACTGTGCGCCATCGAATGTAGTTAAACTACCATCAGCACCAATTGCACCACTTGAGAAGTTTTGCGTAACACTTACAGAAATTGTTTGACCAGCATTAGCACCAATTTGGAACTCGTTAGCGTAGCTGCCGTCAAGTAAATTCACGCCACCAAAGCTAGTTTGCCCAGCTATTCGTGAAAGTTCATTTTCTAGCTCAGTATACTCAGTGTTTAGCGCAACTCTGTCCGCGTCAGAGTTAGAACCATTTGATGCTTGAACCGCTAGAGTACGCATACGCTGTACCGTATTTGTATACTCTTCCAACGCGCCTTCAGCTGTTTGAGCCAAAGATATCGCATCATTAGCGTTACGCGAAGCTTGATTCAAACCATTAACCTGTGAAGTTAATCGGCTTGAGATTTGAAGGCCAGCAGCATCATCTTTAGCACTATTGATACGCTTACCTGAAGATAATCGCTCAAAGCTAGTAGATAAGTTATCTGTTGAACGAGCCAACTGGCGTTGAGAGTTTAACGATTGAATATTACTATTTACAACTAAAGCCATGATACTTGCCTCTTACTAATTCCTACAAAACTGATTAAAGTTTAGGAAATACTAAAATTTAATTCCCTGATACTTTTGTTATCGGACATGGAAAAAATAACTTTAGTCTTTTTATTTAAAAAGTTTAATTAATCAGCAAATAACAAAAAACCCTCAATAAATGAGGGCTTTGCAATACCAAAATTGACTTAATTGTTACTGAAGTAAACTTAGTGCAATTTGTGGCTGCTGGTTAGCTTGCGCTAAAATTGAACTTGATGCTTGTTGCAGTACATTACTTCTAGCCAATGCTGCAGACTCTGCCGCATAGTCTGTATCTTCAATTCGAGAGCGTGACGCGGATACGTTTTGCGCTGTATTGTCATTACTTCGAATAACCGAGCTAAACCGGTTTTGCGCAGCACCTAGGTCTGCTCGTGTTGAGTTTACCGCGCCTAACACGCTGTCTAAATCAGTAATTCTAGATTGAGCACCATCAAACGAAGTTAGTGAACCCGAAGCTCCAATTACACTGCTAGCAAAGTTACTTGAAATACTCACTGAAATGACTTGTCCGGCGTTAGCACCCACTTGAAATGTTTCACCATAAGTACCGTTGAGCAAGCTTACACCACCAAACTCTGCGTCAGTGGAAATACGCGTCAGCTCAGCTTCCAATGCAGTAAACTCAGTATTCAATGCAATTCTATCAGCATCAGAGTTAGAACCATTTGATGCTTGTACGGCTAACGTTCTCATACGCTGAATAGTATTTGTATATTCTTCAAGCGACCCTTCCGCGGTTTGTGCTAACGATATAGCATCATTCGCATTTCGTGACGCTTGATTCAAGCCATTAATTTGAGATGTCAGTCGACTTGAAATTTGCAAGCCAGCGGCATCATCTTTTGCACTATTGATACGTTTACCTGAAGATAAACGCTCATATGAAGTCCCTAAATCATCAGTTGAGCGGCTTAATTGACGCTGAGCATTTAATGACGAGACGTTACTATTAACAACTAAAGCCATAATTTTACTTTTAATCCCTTGTCGGAATTAAACCCCCAATTTTTGATTAATGTTATAGGTATTAAAGACTAACCAGTTAAACCTCCAGCTTGCCTCAAGCAAGCTAGAGAGCCGACAAATTATTGTAATAAGCTCAGTGCAATTTGTGGTTGCTGATTAGCCTGAGATAAGATTGAACTAGACGCTTGTTGCAGAACGTTACTTCTAGCTAAAGCGGCCGATTCAGCTGCGTAATCTGTATCTTCAATACGTGAACGAGACGCAGATACATTTTGCGCTGTATTATCATTACTTCGAATTACCGAGCTAAAACGGTTTTGGGCAGCACCTAGGTTTGCACGTGTAGTATTCACTGTTGCCAATACACTGTCTAAATCGGAAATACGTGATTGCGCACCATCAAATGAAGTTAGTGAACCAGAAGCACCAATCGACGTACTTGCAAAGTCGGTCGCAATACTGACGGAAATAACCTGTCCCGCATTAGCACCAACTTGGAAAGTTTCACCATAGCTACCATCAAGCAAACTCACACCACCAAACTCTGCATCAGTAGAGATTCGAGTAAGTTCGGCTTCGAGTGCTGTAAACTCAGTATTCAAGGCGATTCTGTCAGCATCCGAGTTAGAACCATTTGATGCTTGTACCGCTAGTGTTCTCATTCGCTGAATCGTATTGGTGTACTCTTCTAAAGAACCTTCTGCGGTTTGCGCAAGTGAGATCGCATCATTAGCATTTCGAGATGCCTGATTAAGACCATTTACTTGAGAAGTTAATCGGCTAGATATCTGCAAGCCTGCTGCATCATCTTTTGCACTATTGATACGTTTACCTGAAGATAAACGCTCATATGAGCTTCCTAAATCATCTGTTGAGCGACTTAACTGGCGCTGAGCATTCAATGACGACACATTACTATTAACAACTAAAGCCATTGTTATCATCTCCTAGTAGAGTTTGCGGTTCACTTGCTGATAACAGGTTAATGGAACCACAGGTTTAAAATTTGACACTTAAGGTATATGCATATAGTGCGCCAACGTGCCATTGGAAAATAAAAAAATTAAATAAAGTTAAACAAACTTAGCTCTCTTACTTGCACAAACGTTTGCTGGGCCGCTTGCAAGGCGGTTTGTGACTGCTGAAAGTCACTGACTGCTTTAGCAAAATCTAAGTCTTCAATGCCAGAACGACTGCCTTCTATAATTAACTCGTTGTCTGCATGGATATTTTTTTGACTATCAATAAGTTGGCGGTTTACACCTGCTTCAGCTTGGCGTGCCAGTAGATGGTTAATTGACGCATCTATCTGCGCCAAAATCTCGGCATGATCGACTTTGTGCTGAGCTGGGTTGGCGGGATTCGCCCCTTGGTTTATCCAATCCAGTGCTGCACCAATGGTCTCAAAAACGCTTACTTCTTCATCAGGTTGCAACTGAAAACTATCACCCGGCAATGGATTGCCGCTTATTTGTACTTCGAGCCCATTGAAGGCAACCGTTTGCCCTGCCGCGTAGGTATTGGTATTAAAAACGGTATTGCCTAGGCTATCTGTCACCGTTAGGTCTGTAGCTGAGGTAAAATTAAAAGTGTAATCAGGGGGATTGGTTGTAGTGTTGTAAGCACCTCGGTTGGCAACCACCGCAGATTGCAAAGCGATACCAGAGGTATTAGCCAGGTAATTGGCAGAAAAATCTCCCTGCGGGTTATCAACATTTAAAAATGCTTTATCCCCCGGTTGGTTTAAGGTGACATCAACATTACTGCCAATCGAAAGCTCTCTAACGCCATTATCACCGTTATAAATCACCGAGTTATCAGGTTGACGAATAAAAGGCTGTTGGTTTGATTGAAAGCCAGCGAAGATAAAACCACCGGTATCATCTTTGTTATTAGCGATGTCCAACAACTGCTCAAAAGAGTTGTTGGTTACCTGAGCTATGGATGCCAAGTCGTTATCACTAAGCACGCCGTTATTTGCCTGTATAAATCGCTGTTTGAGGTTCTGTAAAACGTCAATCGCTGAAGAAAATGATGTTTCTTGTAGACTATTTCTATTCTCGGCAATCGTAATATTTCTTTCGAACTGTTCGATGCTAGCTAACTCGCCTTTTAAGCCCGTTAAGGTGCCAAAATTTACCGCATCATCTTTTGCGCTTAAAACACGCTTACCTGAAGACAAGTGTTGTGTTTGCTCATTAACATTTGACTGTTGCTGACTAATTTGTTGACTGTTTTGAAAATAAAACTGTGCAGTTGAAACTCTCATTGTTTATTCCTTAGCCTTTAACCTACTGCCGATAGCAAGGTGTCAAAAATAGTGTTAGCGACTGAAACCACCCGTGATGACGCTTGATACGCCTGCTGAAAGCGCAATAAATTGGCAGCTTCTTCATCCAAATTCACACCAGAAGTTTCCTGATTGCGATTAAAAGCTTGGGTAAATAGTGCTTGTGATGTTTCTGCCCCAAGCTCTGCGGCTTTTGCTTGGCTACCAACTTGTGCCGTAGTAATGCCAATACTTTGACTAAAGCTTTCTCGGCCGCCGTTGATAATGCCCTGCTCTCTGGTATCGGCGATAAATTTCGCGTTTTCTCCATTACCTGTGCCAAAGGCATCACTAATGGTAAATTGTTCAGGGCCATTAGGTGCCTGACCAGACGGCCTTCCTGAAATCTCAATGGTAAAAGCCGCGGTTGCTGGAGCTGCCGGCAGTTGTATCTGTTGTGATGGCGGCGTGTACGCAGCTGGTGCCGATGTTGTATTTGTTGTCAGGTTGGTAATGGTGTAGTTAAAAGTGCCCGAACCCGCTGGGCTTTCTAATACATTAACTCGCAAAGGGGCGGCTGCACGAGCGGCAACTGGGTCTGACACTGCAACTATTTCAACTTCACCTGCGCTGACATTATTGCTTGATGCTGTAACACTAACTGCTGAACTGGCAGCAATCGCTTTGCCGTCGGTTAGCTCAACTTGCATTAAAGCTGCGCTATTTTCGGTCGGGCGAATAGTGAACCTGTCCCCTGCTGCGGGTGTACCGGAGTTTTCAACAAAGTTAAAACCAAAACTTGTGGTATAAGTACCAGAACCAGGTGCACCGAGGTTAGTGGTGGTACCGTCTGCAAGATTCGTTAATTGATAGTTAGCACCATCAAAAGAGAGATCAAAGTCATTTGTCGGCAACTGCGACACATTTGTAATTTCAATGCCTGCTTGTAGTCCAGGTGCTGAATTACCAGAGTAAGGAAGAATCCGTGATGATTGGTTTGTTGTGTCATTAATGTCACGGAAAAAGTTAGCGCCTTGCCCTTGGTTTAAGTCTAAACCTTGACGTTGAGCACCATTAAGTGTTTCCGACAACACTAGCGCAACGCGATTAATTTCACTACGCGCCTGCGCTAAATCTTCATCTCTAAATTTTATTTTTGCACCTAACGAACCACCTAAGGAGTCTTGCTTAAGCGGAATTGTGGTATTTTTACTAGCGATAGCCACTTGTGTTTGCAAAGGGTCTGGATCGCCCGGCACAACTTGTAAGCTCAAAGGCGTTGTTCCAGCAACAAGTGTATTGCCGCTACCAATCATTACCGTCATCACGCCATTGGCATCTGTTACGGTATTTACACTGGTAAATTCAGCTAATTGATTAATTAACCTGTCGCGCTCATCCAGCAAGTCATTTGGTTGCCCAGGCTGGCCTGGTGAGTTGGTATGAAGTATTTGCTCATTAATATTGGCAAGTTCAGTTGATATCTCTGAAATCTGCTTAGCAATCTCTTCAATTTCACCATTGGTTGCCGTTTCAATACGATCAAAACTGTCATTCAAATTATTAAAATTTGTCGTCAAGGTTTTGGCTTGATTAAGCGCAATACTGCGCAATGCAGGATCTGACGGGTTATCTGCGATAGAGTTAATTGACTGATAAAACTGTTCAATAGAGCTAGTAATGGCCCCGCCTGCCGAGCCTAAAATACCATTAAGCTGCGTTAAACTCGCATTGCTGGCATTGGCAGCCCCTAAATTGGATTGATTAATGACTTGCTCACGGTAAGCAAATTGGTCGTACAACCTTGAAATATCAGCGACATAAGTACCCGTACCAATAAAGTTGCCACCCGATTGAAGCGCTTGCGTTGGCGACTGCTCAGCACGTTGCCGGCTGTAGCCATCGGTATTAACATTGGCAATGTTATGGCCGGTTGTAGCTAACTGTTGTTGCGCCGACAATAAGCCGCTAACACCAGTTTGATACAAGTTGACAGTCATGCTTTACGCTCCTCGATTACCGAGGACAAAGCACTCGATAACAGTTTATTGGTTCAGAAAATTACTCACCGACTTTAACGTTCCTAAAATTTTATTTGCGTAGTTAGGATCCGTCGCATATCCGGCTTTCTGTAGTCCTAGCAGGAAGTGTTCCACATTGTCAGGCTTTGCTAATGCATCTTGATAACGCGTACCTGAAGAAAGGAAATTAACGTAGTCGTTAACGCTCTCGCTAATACTGTTGTAGACACGGAAAGGCTCGTTTTTCTTAACCAAACTGCCCTGTTCAAACTCCAGTGTGTCTTTCTGCGCTTTCTCGCCAGTCCAGCGGCTGTCTGCCTTGATATTAAAGAGGTTGTTAGAACTTGTGCCGTCACTGTTTTTGATAATTTTTTGGCCCCAGCCAGTTTCTAACGCAGCTTGGGCTATCACTACTTGGAATGGCACCCCAAGCTGGCGTTCAACTTGTTTTGCGGGTTCGGTTAAGGCGGTGACAAAATCTTGAGGTTGGTTAAATTCTGGAGAAGATTTTTCTGATGTTTTGACGACGCTATTCGCTTTTGCTAATGGAACTTGAGTGCCAGCTTGACGATTATTTGACACCTTATCGGCGCTTTTATCGGCACCAGATAAAAACTGCTCAGCTAAACGAGTGACATCACGCTCAACCTTTTGGCTCGCGAGTGCTTGGTGATCAGTGCGAATTACTGAACGCGGCGTAAAAGAACCATCGCCACCGCCTAATTGGCGCTCAATCAGTTCTGCTAAGCCAAGCGTGCCCTTGTTCGACATATCAAGCGCCATTTGCTGATCTTGCATGTCACGATAAAATTTAGTTGATTGCGAGTTAAACGGACTATCAGCTTCAAGTACTTCCTGTGCGCTACGCATGCTCTTTAGCAGCATTTGCATGAAAATAGATTCAAATTGCTGCGCAGCTTCTTTTAACGCTGCCTTTTTTGACGCTTGATCGGTTTGATTAGCTTGCTGACGTATATTGTTCAGGCCATTTAGATCAAAAAAGTTTCTTGCTTCTGCTAGTTTGTTATCCACAAAAATACCTTTTTCCTTTACCTAACATTTACACCAAGAGTTGAAACTCAA
This Thalassotalea euphylliae DNA region includes the following protein-coding sequences:
- a CDS encoding flagellin N-terminal helical domain-containing protein is translated as MALVVNSNVSSLNAQRQLSRSTDDLGSSYERLSSGKRINSAKDDAAGLQISSRLTSQVNGLNQASRNANDAISLAQTAEGSLEEYTNTIQRMRTLAVQASNGSNSDADRIALNTEFTALEAELTRISTDAEFGGVSLLDGSYGETFQVGANAGQVISVSIATDFASTSIGASGSLTSFDGAQSRISDLDSVLATVNTTRANLGAAQNRFSSVIRSNDNTAQNVSASRSRIEDTDYAAESAALARSNVLQQASSSILSQANQQPQIALSLLQ
- a CDS encoding flagellin N-terminal helical domain-containing protein, which codes for MALVVNSNIQSLNSQRQLARSTDNLSTSFERLSSGKRINSAKDDAAGLQISSRLTSQVNGLNQASRNANDAISLAQTAEGALEEYTNTVQRMRTLAVQASNGSNSDADRVALNTEYTELENELSRIAGQTSFGGVNLLDGSYANEFQIGANAGQTISVSVTQNFSSGAIGADGSLTTFDGAQSRITDLDSVLSTVNTTRSQLGAAQNRFTSVIRSNDNTAQNVAASRSRIEDTDYAAESANLARNNVLQQAASSLLAQANQQPQIALSLL
- the flgK gene encoding flagellar hook-associated protein FlgK — protein: MTVNLYQTGVSGLLSAQQQLATTGHNIANVNTDGYSRQRAEQSPTQALQSGGNFIGTGTYVADISRLYDQFAYREQVINQSNLGAANASNASLTQLNGILGSAGGAITSSIEQFYQSINSIADNPSDPALRSIALNQAKTLTTNFNNLNDSFDRIETATNGEIEEIAKQISEISTELANINEQILHTNSPGQPGQPNDLLDERDRLINQLAEFTSVNTVTDANGVMTVMIGSGNTLVAGTTPLSLQVVPGDPDPLQTQVAIASKNTTIPLKQDSLGGSLGAKIKFRDEDLAQARSEINRVALVLSETLNGAQRQGLDLNQGQGANFFRDINDTTNQSSRILPYSGNSAPGLQAGIEITNVSQLPTNDFDLSFDGANYQLTNLADGTTTNLGAPGSGTYTTSFGFNFVENSGTPAAGDRFTIRPTENSAALMQVELTDGKAIAASSAVSVTASSNNVSAGEVEIVAVSDPVAARAAAPLRVNVLESPAGSGTFNYTITNLTTNTTSAPAAYTPPSQQIQLPAAPATAAFTIEISGRPSGQAPNGPEQFTISDAFGTGNGENAKFIADTREQGIINGGRESFSQSIGITTAQVGSQAKAAELGAETSQALFTQAFNRNQETSGVNLDEEAANLLRFQQAYQASSRVVSVANTIFDTLLSAVG
- a CDS encoding flagellar protein FlaG gives rise to the protein MESNLGVVRPVLADVSESLVSRRNEVNQASPNDGIQPEAAELAVDRIAEAEQVAAEEQSQAADEQSPAGDLTDAIETVSSFIEPQIRNVNFTQDDSSGQTVIKVFDAQSRELIKQFPSDEILELAERIKGLQDEVVDRTGILIDDKV
- the flgL gene encoding flagellar hook-associated protein FlgL produces the protein MRVSTAQFYFQNSQQISQQQSNVNEQTQHLSSGKRVLSAKDDAVNFGTLTGLKGELASIEQFERNITIAENRNSLQETSFSSAIDVLQNLKQRFIQANNGVLSDNDLASIAQVTNNSFEQLLDIANNKDDTGGFIFAGFQSNQQPFIRQPDNSVIYNGDNGVRELSIGSNVDVTLNQPGDKAFLNVDNPQGDFSANYLANTSGIALQSAVVANRGAYNTTTNPPDYTFNFTSATDLTVTDSLGNTVFNTNTYAAGQTVAFNGLEVQISGNPLPGDSFQLQPDEEVSVFETIGAALDWINQGANPANPAQHKVDHAEILAQIDASINHLLARQAEAGVNRQLIDSQKNIHADNELIIEGSRSGIEDLDFAKAVSDFQQSQTALQAAQQTFVQVRELSLFNFI
- a CDS encoding flagellin N-terminal helical domain-containing protein gives rise to the protein MALVVNSNIQSLNSQRQLSRSTDDLSTSFERLSSGKRINSAKDDAAGLQISSRLTSQVNGLNQASRNANDAISLAQTAEGALDEYTNTIQRMRTLAVQASNGSNSDADRVALNTEYTELESELTRISEQTSFGGVNLLDGSYSAQFQIGANASQTISITVSQDFASSEIGASGSLTSFDGAQSRITDLDSALASVNTVRSQLGASQNRFSSVIRSNDNTAQNVAASRSRIEDTDYAAESAALARNNVLQQAASSLLAQANQQPQIALSLL
- a CDS encoding flagellin N-terminal helical domain-containing protein, with translation MALVVNSNVSSLNAQRQLSRSTDDLGTSYERLSSGKRINSAKDDAAGLQISSRLTSQINGLNQASRNANDAISLAQTAEGSLEEYTNTIQRMRTLAVQASNGSNSDADRIALNTEFTALEAELTRISTDAEFGGVSLLNGTYGETFQVGANAGQVISVSISSNFASSVIGASGSLTSFDGAQSRITDLDSVLGAVNSTRADLGAAQNRFSSVIRSNDNTAQNVSASRSRIEDTDYAAESAALARSNVLQQASSSILAQANQQPQIALSLLQ
- the fliD gene encoding flagellar filament capping protein FliD; this translates as MSFTNLGIGSGLPLNTLVEGFLNAERIPTELRLDSKEESLQIELSGVGSFKSALSDFQSTVDRLAADNAFNQQTISTSNDNISVTTNGFASNGEFDVNVQQLATGTQLKSTAFASSTTTLGSGTLTFAAGSNSFNVSIDAADDLSAIRDKINAESDNFGVTANIINADAGTFLILNSTETGSANSLSVTSSDASLAGISTNNSVTRAAQDAIINIDGNTVTNGSNEFKNFIEDVTITANSVTTGDNSTITIGQDTDSGRELIDEFVSSFNSLQDQLTGLGAPRLGRLAFDPNIRQVKQQINDVLLDTVASSGIGSLQNLGIELNDDGKLEVSRFSSDTIQTGEQRLSNALANDLEEVGKLFASDDGVAKRISAIVDNYVDSDGVLTQRQTSLNEQISDVGDERIAFNERLADYEARLIAQFTALDSAVAGFNSTRDFVSNALRTTTSSDS
- the fliS gene encoding flagellar export chaperone FliS, whose translation is MRNNLKAYQKVNRDSGLTAADPHTVILMLYNGLLENIAIGKGAIERKDLALKATALTKAINILNSLEDSLDKDSEPTISNNFSNLYGYCIEQLMSASVSLDIAVLDQVAEFLIPLRDAWQNISEQDKQAGFAKLNERDNSVAASGVGS
- the flgJ gene encoding flagellar assembly peptidoglycan hydrolase FlgJ, yielding MDNKLAEARNFFDLNGLNNIRQQANQTDQASKKAALKEAAQQFESIFMQMLLKSMRSAQEVLEADSPFNSQSTKFYRDMQDQQMALDMSNKGTLGLAELIERQLGGGDGSFTPRSVIRTDHQALASQKVERDVTRLAEQFLSGADKSADKVSNNRQAGTQVPLAKANSVVKTSEKSSPEFNQPQDFVTALTEPAKQVERQLGVPFQVVIAQAALETGWGQKIIKNSDGTSSNNLFNIKADSRWTGEKAQKDTLEFEQGSLVKKNEPFRVYNSISESVNDYVNFLSSGTRYQDALAKPDNVEHFLLGLQKAGYATDPNYANKILGTLKSVSNFLNQ